DNA from Colletotrichum higginsianum IMI 349063 chromosome 7 map unlocalized unitig_7, whole genome shotgun sequence:
AGAGGCTGAAGATTCGTGAAAATTACCCAGGGAAAGATACTCGGGTGTCGGAATGCCCTGGAACGAACGCTGACTCGAAGATATCCCAGCCGGCGATTGGTTCGGATTCCCCTGCTTCCTGAGCAAAGTCATACAGCTGGCCAGATTCTTCTCGACCTGCGCGAGGCGTccctcgaggcccttgaCGTATTCCCACGGCACCGAAGACGCGTCTCTCAGCTTTCTTTCCTGGAAGCGGACGCACTCTGAACCGGCGCGTCTACACTCGCTACATTTCGGGAGGGCGTGGTCGcatttcttcttcctgtgcCGGCACCTTATGCAAGCAATCGACGGCACTTCGCCTGGTGATTCTTTCCGTACCATGTTGGATTCCTTGGTTCCCTCTGCCGGGGAAAGCAATTTGGACCGTGATGGCTGGCAGTGTCTACGCGACGGGTGGGGGGACGGTTCGCTTGGCATCAAAACATGGAAAACAGCAAGGTTGGTGCTGTGGTCGTCGAGATTGTGAAGATGGAagaatgatgatgatggatgacgAATTTTCCACGGAGCCCCAACGCCGCTGGAAGAGGCAGcatgggatggatggtggtATCAGATAGTGTCACCGTTGGGGTGGGCTGGGCAGGTAGGAGCGAGACTAGGCAAGGAGAGCAAAGACTAGCTGGTGACCCCCCCTAGAATGCCCGCTTGGTTGATCCGATCCGTTGAGCGTGGCCTCTCAGGAACAGACTACATAGATTCGAAAACCCCGCAGGATTCCAGCACCGTATCATGCTGTGGACTGTGGACCTGATAGGCGGCCTGTTGTGGGCAGTGCTAGCACTATTACCAGCCAGAGCATAACTCGTGTACACCCGGCTCGCCACGACGATGCCCCAAGGACTTTTGTGTTTGAATTGTATGTCAAGATAGTAGCGAGACTTGGTCAAAGCTGGGGTTTAACGTCTATTTGGTCATGGTTTGTCTGATGTCGAGAATCCGTGCCACGTCGAGAGGGCCGGTTCAAGGCTGTCGACCCTCCGCCACTCTGGGACCATCAAAGTCTTGCGAGCCCCTGCATTTCCACCCGAGTGTCAAGCACCTCCACCGCCAAATAACATTTGAGGCGGTCTCCAATAACAGACAGTGCCCTACCCTGGACGATTTCAAAGGGGGTTAGCATTGGCCTCAAGATCCAAGAGCGTTGAAGTTCGGGTCGGCACAGCTCTTCTGCCTGTCGGCAATTCCTATCCTCCCTTGCCGATAGCTTTCCCCGCCCTCTTTGTCTACCCGGATTACGATACGGGATGCGAAGTAACGAATGGGAGTATAGTCTTGCGAGATTAGATGGTTGACTAGAAAACCTTAGCAGTTATCGCAACGATTCAGTCCAGCTATAAAACTCAGGCCACTTTCGAGAAGCAAAGTTTCATCATGGGTGGTATACTCTATAAACATGGTTGGCAGAACCTTGGCCGGCCCCGGATCGAACCAAGCAAGACTATAGTGAGCCTAATCTCTGCACTCTGACGGCTGCCGGGAACATCGTCGTAAGGAAGCGCGGTGTTTGAGCCCCTGAACCCGCCACCAACGGATGAGTGGGTGGTGGATGTATTTTTGGAAGAAATATCAACCTCTCTTGACATTTCGGACGCTGAAACGCTTGCAAACCCCCTGGAATAAGGATACTTCATTCGAACCGGTCACAATCTGACGAAGCAAAACACATGTTGCGACACGGTTCTACTCCTTGGGCTGACCTTGACCAGGTCGGTCAGACTGCAGAGATTTGGCGGGCCAAACTATCGGCCGATTGGCCCCATAAATCGCCGGTCTTGGCTCATTTTCGTCGGACTCAAAGTCCGACACAACAAACATTAGCAACAACGACAGcaagagaaggggaaagaatGATGAAGAAAGTAGCAGCCTCCCTAGGGTCTCTCTCTGGCTTGGCTTGAGTCAAGAGTCAAGAAAGTAAAACACCATCGGCGTCCCACATCACGGCGCCAGCTGGCCGCAAAAAAAGAAACCGGAGTCCGGACCCCACATGCCCGTAGCCCGACCGACTCGCTGGCCTGCCTTGCTGCTCATTGGATATGAACTTTCAGTTCTTACTTCAGTCTCAACCACCTCCCACCTCCCAACTCTGCTTCATCCGACCTCGTGAAGACTTCGATAGCTGTATCGGTGGCCAAGCTCATTGAAGACGATGAATTTTCCGCGGACTCCGTACAGGGATGAGGCGCTGGGGCTTCTACCACCCACCCATTCGGTCCTAGAATCATGTGTAGGTGCGCCTTCCCGACCGACAGGTTGGCTCAAGCATGAAGTGGTCGGGCGGGAGAGTCCAAGCGCATCTCGGTCTCGGGTCAAGTAGAAATAAGCTTAGTCTTTGGCATAACACGCCTCTTTAGGTCATAGAGTTCCGTCCCACGTGCGTGTCTCCCGACTGTCCTGTGTCGTTTGTCGTGTGTCGTCTTTCCAAGTTCGTCATCTGCCTGCCCGTGAGCCGTGGGAGGTAACTGGTCGCCTCGTTCTGAGGCAGGATTTCGGACTGTCCCAGAAAATTCGCTCGTCTTGCCCTCATGTCGGTTCCATTTTGACAGTATCCAACGGGTCGAACCCACAAAGTGTGTTACGCATCAGTCACATGGTTTGTTTGCTCTGTACTGGATTGCAGGCATTTAGTTGATCACAGTTtcccctgctgctgctggacaGACACTGAAGATGCTTGTTATGTATGGGTTATCTACCATCGGTTTATGTGAATTTCTTCTCAATCAGAAGTCACACAAAGGTGAACCCGGCCTGAGCTACTTATAGCCTATTCACGCTGGGGCTTATGAGCGGCAGTGCTTCAACCTTATTTTCTGCCCCACTGGACGTACCATGAGGCCGTTCTCAGGTACGATACGATGTACACCACCAGTCAGCTGGAGAGACAACCGAAGAAAATGCAAAAAGAGATGCCTGCCCTGCACATGCTTTCAAAAATTGTAAAGTTAATTATCGTCCGAGGCACGAGGTGTAATTGGCTGTTCAGGTGCGATCGTTGAGGGGATGGTTCGTCTACCGTGGCTTTTCAATCCGGCGTACCTATGCGACTATGAGAGAGGGTCGGGCAGCAATCAGCAGACAGCCCCGTTGGCGACGAATCAAAAGCGGGTTCGAGAATTGGCTTGGATCCCATGCGAGACTCTTCAGGAACACCAGAAGGCCGCCTGGCGCTGCTGTACTTGGTGCGGCCAGTTGAGTTGTCCTTGAGGGAGGCGCGTATGCGTGCCCAAAGGAGAGCGTGCAAGTAGTCGCCCGCAACCACAGAGCAAAGTGTTTCAAGCCCCGAATCGAAGCTAACACAGCCAAAGTCTAAATGTGACAGACTGCCCCAAGCGCGTCATAACCAAAGTATCCGTTATCCGAAAGGCATAGATCCCGTACCCGAAAGGCATACCTCATTCAGCTAGGGAGACACAAGACAGCAAACGGTCCAGGCTGGCTGTACAGTAAAAGGCTTCGCAAAGGTGCCTGCCCCCATCTTCACCCAAGTACCTCTTCAGATGAGTTTTCACGATTCAAGTACTTGCGAGGTACGCTAGCAGGGCTAGGTAGGAAAAGGTCCGAACGAACAACCACCGACGAACGCCAATCCTTGTAGATGTTGCCTAACGAATGACGGGGGGACGGAGATACATAGTCAAGGTGGCCCCTGTTGAGGCTGCACAGATGCACAATAAAGACAAAAACCCGCAATACGAAAACCGGTAACGTTTGGAAATTGGAATCGGGCTTCCCACGAGGCGGTCTCACTCCAAGTCATCGAATGATTACGTCCTGCAAGAGGCCCGAGGCATTCAACTGCACCATGCACAACGATGATGCTTCGGAGGGGGTCTTGaaggagctgctgcttgaGGATAGGTTCTCCGACCCCACAAGAACTTGGTGCGTTTTTCGACAGAGTGGTTTCATCGGCATTTAACGGTAACGTGCGTCATTTCGACAATCTGATGTGTATGATCTCGGTACACCAGACGAGATGATTAGATCGGCATCTTCCCGAAAATCACGCTTGCTTGCTCGGATGCGCTGCCGATATCGGGCTCATTGTCCCGATTAGCAGCAACTAACGTGTACCCCCCCACCGGCTCCGGTCTCCGGAGCGGGGATACGTGCAGGTTCCGGACTCGTCAATCTGCTCCGGACGGGCTATCCGAAATGCCCCTTATCAGCATACACCGGCTTTCGGGCCGCCCCAGCGGAAAATGAAGCCGGTTGAGTATACCGGCGACGTTCTTCATGTGTACAAGTGGCTTCCACCAGGGCAAAAACAACCATGCCGCCGATAAGCATGGCACGTAGTCGTTCAAGATTCCACCAAAATGCTTGACTGGTGCCCCTGATATCGGAATTGGCGCCGACAACGCTGGCGTCTCTGCGTGTCCATATAAATCTTTGCTCTCCGGGTAAAAGAAGAGACAGGAGGAAGAATTTGTGCAGTTCAACTTCCAAGCTAGTGTTACGGCAAATCACTTTTCCTTATTCCTCAGCTGGAGTCAATAGGCGGCGGATCTTGCTACAGCAATCATGCAGAAAATCAAACCTGTTGGTTGGGTGAGAACACTACTTCAGAGACCAGCCCGAGATCATCAAGTCTAACCGCGGTTTAGTATGGCCTCGGGTCCATGGGTCTACCAATGGCCGTCAACCTGCACCGGAAACTCCAATCGCACGGAGCCCGGCTTACTTTTTCGAATCGCACCATTTGTAAGGGTGCAACACTGGAAGAAGCCGGTGCTACAGCAAAGAAGAACATAGTAGAGGTGGCGCAAGTATGCGATGACATCTTCACTATGGTAAGTATTAATCCCTTTTACTCGTGCAGTACGTGGCTGATACTCGACAAGGTATCAGCGGACGCCGTTCTTCTGTCGCTTGTCGAGGAGCTCCTGGCCAGCGGCATCGACCTGATGGACAAGACATTTATCGACTGCTCCACGATCCACCCCGACACGGCGTTGGCCGTGTCAGAAACCTTGCGAAAGGCCGGCGCCAACTTTGTCGCCGCTCCGGTTTTCGGGGCAAATCCGGTCGCTCAGGCCGGGAGGCTGATATTTGCCATGGCCGGGCCACGAACCACCGTCGAGCGTCTTGAGCCGCTCATCATCGACGTCATGGGACGAAAGATCATCAACATGGGTGAAGACGTCAAGAAGTCTCCGATGCTGAAGGTGACGGGGTGAGCACTTTCTCCTAAGCCGAGGAGGCCAGCGCATCAAAATGGAACCCTGAACCACATTCTAATACGTGACTACAGAAACGTGCTTCTTGTGGTCTTTCTCGAGGCCATTGCCGAGGCCCAGGTCCTGGCCGAGCAAAACGGTATCGGCACCGATGTGATGGAAGATCTGATCTTTGAAAACTTTGGGCCTGTTTTAG
Protein-coding regions in this window:
- a CDS encoding 6-phosphogluconate dehydrogenase family protein is translated as MAVNLHRKLQSHGARLTFSNRTICKGATLEEAGATAKKNIVEVAQVCDDIFTMVSADAVLLSLVEELLASGIDLMDKTFIDCSTIHPDTALAVSETLRKAGANFVAAPVFGANPVAQAGRLIFAMAGPRTTVERLEPLIIDVMGRKIINMGEDVKKSPMLKVTGNVLLVVFLEAIAEAQVLAEQNGIGTDVMEDLIFENFGPVLGSYSRRLTSGSWAPKEGTAGFLVSNTIKDANHALRVANSLGVRMPALDIATNNMLSARAYGGENLDGAALYGTLRSQAGLPFWSENSRQG